A genomic segment from Aegilops tauschii subsp. strangulata cultivar AL8/78 chromosome 1, Aet v6.0, whole genome shotgun sequence encodes:
- the LOC109778024 gene encoding pectinesterase 31 yields the protein MAQPHRRVLRVAPPGSAGGSGDGEAFPTVQAAVDAVPLGNRERTVIRLAPGVYREPVYVPKTKNFITLAGASAEATVISWDNTATRIKHAQTSRVIGTGTFGCGTVIVEGEDFIAENITFQNSAPQGSGQAVAVRVTADKCAFYGCRFLGWQDTLYLHYGKQYLRDCYIEGNCDFIFGNSIALLEHCHIHCKSAGFITAHSRKSSSESTGYVFLRCIITGNGEAGYIFLGRPWGPFGRVVFAHTFMDRCVKATGWHNWDKSENERTACFYEYRCSGPGSRSSSRVSWCRELLDLEAEQFLTHSFVDPDLDRSWLVQMMAIKIPASA from the exons atggcgCAGCCGCACAGGCGCGTGCTCCGCGTGGCTCCGCCGGGCTCAGCAGGAGGGAGCGGGGACGGGGAGGCGTTCCCCACAGTGCAGGCCGCGGTGGACGCCGTGCCGCTGGGCAACAGGGAGCGCACCGTCATCCGCCTCGCCCCGGGGGTGTACCGGGAGCCCGTCTACGTCCCCAAGACCAAGAACTTCATCACCCTCGCCGGCGCGTCCGCCGAGGCCACCGTCATCTCCTGGGACAACACAGCCACCCGCATCAAGCACGCCCAG ACGTCCAGGGTCATTGGGACAGGGACATTTGGCTGTGGAACAGTTATTGTCGAGGGAGAGGATTTCATCGCAGAGAATATCACGTTTCAGAACTCAGCTCCCCAG GGATCCGGGCAAGCAGTCGCAGTCCGGGTAACAGCAGATAAGTGTGCCTTCTATGGTTGTCGGTTCCTTGGTTGGCAG GATACATTATATTTACATTATGGAAAACAATACCTAAGAGACTGTTACATTGAGGGTAACTGTGACTTCATCTTTGGtaactctattgcccttctggAACATTGCCATATACATTGCAAATCAGCGGGATTTATTACTGCCCATAGTCGGAAATCCTCTTCAGAGTCAACTGGCTATGTGTTCCTAAG GTGTATTATTACAGGAAACGGAGAAGCTGGATATATATTCCTGGGTCGGCCATGGGGGCCCTTTGGGAGGGTTGTCTTTGCGCACACTTTTATGGATCGCTGTGTTAAGGCCACTGGGTGGCATAATTGGGACAAATCTGAGAATGAAAGAACCGCTTGCTTCTATGAGTACAG GTGCTCAGGGCCCGGTTCCCGGTCATCAAGCAGGGTGTCTTGGTGTAGAGAATTGCTTGACCTTGAAGCAGAGCAGTTCCTTACACACTCCTTCGTTGATCCAGACCTTGATAGATCATGGCTTGTCCAGATGATGGCGATAAAGATACCAGCTTCAGCGTAG